The Maritimibacter sp. DP1N21-5 sequence GCAGGCACTGTCCAGAAAGGTGCGGGGATGAGCGACGATTTCGACGTCATCGTGATGGGAGCGGGTCCGGCGGGGTCCGCCGCCGCGAAACGGGCCGCCGACCTCGGGCTCACTGTGGCGCTCATTGATCGGTCAGTGTTTCCCCGGCACAAGCTCTGCGGCGCCCTGGTCAGCCCGCGCGCCCACACGGCGATTGCCGATGTGCATGGGACGAAACTCCCTGACGACATGTATCTCGCCTCCCGCAAGGTCGCCTTCAAATGGAACGGCGAGACCCTGCGAGAGATCGAGGCGCCCTATGACCTGACCTATACGATGCGGACGGACTTCGATCATTGGCTGCAGCGCTCGGCGCTCCGGGCCGGGGCCGTCAACATGGAGGGAACGCGGGTCGCGGAGATCCTCGACAAGGAAAACGCCCTCCTGCTCGAAGATGGCCGGCGGCTCACCTACGGCGTGTTTATCGGAGCGGATGGCGCGGCGTCACCGGTGGCCAAGCACCTCTTTGGCCAAGCCTTCGACAACGACAAGATCGCCTTCGCGTTCGAGACCGAGGTCGACGATCCCTGCGCGCCCGATGCGCTCATGTCCATCGACTTTCGCATCGTGCGCTGGGGCTATGGCTGGAACTTCCCGAAACGGGCGACCCGGACCATCGGGCTGGGCGGGATCAAGTCTGTGGATCAGGACCTCAAGACCCTGATGAACCGGTATCTCGTGAACGAGGGCGTCGATCCCACGTCGGTCAAGATCAAGGGCGCCCATCTGCCCGGCGGCGACTACAAGGTGAAACCGGGGCGCGGCAACGTGCTCCTTGCTGGCGATGCTGCGGGCTTCGTCGATGCGATCACCGGCGAAGGCATCGCGCTTGCCATCGAAAGCGGTGCTCTGGCGGCCGAGGCTGCCGCAGAAGCGATCCGCGCGGGCCATCCGGCAAGAGCCGACCGCACCTATTTCGCCAAGGTCAAACCGATTCAGTCCGAACTCGACAAGGTCCGGCGCATCCGGGGCATCGTCTATGCCGAAGCCTTCGAGACGCATTTCAAGAGCCGTCTCACCGAAAGCCAATGGGTTGCCTCGTCCTTCTTCGACGTGCTCGCGGGCAAGACGACCTATGCCGAGGTCGAGAAACGCTTCGCGCAGAAGGCCTTCGCCTCCGCGATCAAGGGCATCACCGCCTGGCCCGCGAAACTCCGCCGGCGGGCCTGAACCCTCTGCGACCCACCACAGACCCCGCGCGCCTCTTCACTGCTTCAAAAATACCTCGGGGGTGTGGGGGCAGAGCCCCCCCCGGATCGGATGCCGCGCAAGCGGCATTCGATCCCCGCAAATCCTACTCCGCCGCCTCTGCGTAATCCTCGAGCGGCGGGCAGATGCAAACGAGGTTCCGGTCGCCATAAGCGTTGTCCACCCGGTTCACGGGCGGCCAGTATTTGTCGACCCGGAACGCCCCCGGGGGGAAGCATCCCTCTTCGCGGGAATAGGGCCGGTCCCAGGCGCCCACGAGATCCTCGACGGTATGGGGCGCGTGTTTGAGCGGGTTCGACTCCCTGTCCGACCGGCCCTCCTCGATCGCGCGGATTTCGTTGCGGATGGCGAGCATGGCGTCGCAGAACCGGTCGAGCTCGGCCTTGGTCTCGGACTCGGTCGGCTCGATCATGAGTGTGCCCGCCACGGGCCAGGACATTGTCGGCGCGTGGAAGCCGCAATCGACCAGCCGCTTGGCGATGTCATCCACGGTCACCCCGGCGCTCTCGGCGAAGGGACGTGTGTCGAGGATACATTCATGCGCGACCCGGCCGGTTGGCCCCTTGTAGAGCACGTCATAGGCCCCGCGCAGGCGCGCGGCGATGTAGTTGGCGTTGAGGATCGCGACCTTCGTGGCCTGTGTCAGCCCCGCGCCACCCATCATCAGGATATAGCCCCAGGAGATCGGCAGGATGGAAGCCGATCCATAGGGCGCCGCACTGACCGCGCCCGTGCCGCCGGTGAGCGGATCGCCCGGCAGATGGGGTGCCAAATGCGCCTTCACGCCGATCGGGCCCATGCCCGGTCCGCCGCCCCCATGCGGGATGGCAAAAGTCTTGTGCAGGTTGAGGTGGCTCACGTCGCCGCCCAGATCGCCCAGTTTCACGAGCCCGACCAGTGCATTGAGGTTCGCCCCGTCGATATAGACCTGGCCGCCGTGATCGTGGGTGATCTTGCACACCTGGCGCACGGTTTCCTCGAAGACGCCGTGGGTCGAGGGATAGGTGATCATCGTGGCGGCCAGCCGGTTGCCAGCGGCTTCCGCCTTGGCCCGGAAGTCGTCCAGATCGATGTCGCCGTTCGCCGCCGATTTCACGACGATCACATCCATCCCGACCATGTGCGCAGACGCCGGATTGGTGCCATGGGCGCTCATCGGAATGAGGCAGATGTTGCGCGCGCCTTCCCCGTTCGCGGCGTGATAGGCCGCGATGGTCAGGAGACCGGCATATTCCCCCTGCGCGCCGGAATTGGGCTGCATCGACATGGCGTCATAGCCGGTGATCGCGCAGAGCTTGGCTTTCAGGTCCTCGATCAGCGCGCGGTAGCCTTTGGCCTGGGCGGCGGGTGCACAGGGATGCATGAAGGCAAACTCGCGCCAGGAGATCGGCATCATCTCGGCTGCCGCATTCAGTTTCATGGTGCAGGAGCCGAGCGGGATCATCGCGCGGTCGAGCGCGAGGTCGCGGTCGGCGAGACGGCGCATGTATCGCATCATCTCGGTTTCCGCGCGGTTCATGTGGAAGACCGGATGGGTCAGGTAATCGCTCTCCCGCGCGAGGTCCTCGGGAAGCCGGTGGCCCTCGGTGGCAGGCGCGTCGCCGGCATCGACGCCGAACGCGCGCCAGACAGCGACGAGCGTCTCGTCGCGGGTGGCCTCGTCCATGGTGATGCCGACCTTGGTCTTGCCCACCGGGCGCAGGTTCACGCCCTGCTGGCGGGCGGCATGGATCACGCCTTTCTGGAGCAGTCCGACGTCGACGGTGATCGTGTCGAAGAAGGCCTTGGGTTCGACCTCGAACCCGGCCGCTTCCAGACGCTCGGCCATGCGCAGGGTCTTCAGGTGGACGCGCTGCGCAATGGCCTTCAGCCCCTCCGGCCCGTGGAAGACCGCATAGAAGCTCGCCATCACGGCGAGAAGCGCTTGCGCGGTGCAGACGTTCGACGTGGCCTTCTCGCGCCGGATATGCTGTTCGCGGGTCTGGAGCGACAGGCGATAGGCCTTGTTACCCCGCGCGTCGATCGACACCCCGACGATCCGCCCCGGCATCTGCCGCTTGAAGGCGTCGCGGGTCGCCATGTAGGCGGCATGCGGTCCGCCGTATCCCATCGGGACGCCGAAGCGCTGGGTCGTGCCCACCGCGATGTCCGCGCCCATCGCGCCCGGTTCCTTTAGAAGCGTCAGGGCAAGGGGGTCGGCCGACACGATTCCGATGGCATTCGCGTCGTGGAGCGCGTCCATCAGGGGTGTAAGGTCGAGCAGGTGCCCGTGGGTGCCGGGATACTGGAAGATCGCCCCGAAGACCGCGCCGGGGTCGAGCGCATCGGGATCACCGACGATCACCTCGATCCCGAGCGGCGCGGCGCGGGTCTTCATCACGGCGATGTTCTGCGGATGACAGCCCTGATCGACGAAGAACCCCCGCGCCTTGGACTTCGCCACGCGTTCGGCCATGACCATGGCTTCTGCACAGGCGGTCGCTTCGTCCAGAAGCGACGCATTGGCGACGTCGAGCCCGGTCAGGTCGGAAATCATCGTCTGGTAGTTCAGAAGCGCTTCCAGCCGGCCTTGCGAAATCTCGGGCTGGTAGGGGGTATAGGCGGTATACCACGCCGGGTTTTCGAGGATGTTGCGCTGGATCGCGGGCGGGGTGACGGTGCCGTGATAGCCTTGGCCCAGGAGGCTCGTCAGCACGTGGTTCTGGTCGGCCACGCTGCGCATCCGGTGCAGCATGTCGCGCTCGGACAGGGGCGCGCCGAAGTCGAGGGGCGTGTCCTGCCGCAGGCTCTTTGGGATCGTCTCGTCAATCAGGGCGTCGAGGCTCTCGACACCGATCACCTTCAGCATGTCTTCCATCTCGGCGGGCGAGGGGCCTATGTGGCGGCGGTTGGCGAAGTCGTAGGGGTCATAGCCGGTCAGCGCGAAGGTCATGTCGTAATCCGTCAAGAGATATGGGTGACCACGTTCACGAGGTTTCCCTCCGGGTCGGAAAAGTAGAAGCGGCGGATACCCCAAGGTTCGTCCACCGGACCGTAGTCCGGCGCGTGGCCGAGGCGGTTCAGCCGGGCGAGCGTGTCGTCGAAGTTGTCGACCTCGATGGAGACCACGGGCAGCGGTGTGCCCGATCCGCCTTCGGAGGCCGTGTGGAGTTCGAGCTGATGCGTGGTTTCGTTCTGGAGAAACGCGATCCAGCCCATATCCATCGGAACGGTGAGGTCGAAGACCTCGGCATAGAAACGGGCCAGCGCCGCCGGATTCGAGGCGCGCAGGTTCGGGACGATGCGTTTGACGGTCATGTCTCGACCTCCCGCGCGAGGTTGTCGAGCGAGGAGGTCAGACCTTCGAGGTGGCTCTCGGCGCTGATGCCTTCGGGAACATGCGTGGCCGTTATCGTCACCCGCGTGCCGCCCTCGACCGGCGTCATGTCCCAGGTCATCCGCATGGTGCCCGAGAAGGCCGGGTCGTCCGAGACGAAGTCCACGTCCTGCACAAGCTGCGATAACGGGGCGAGCGTCACAAAACGGCCGTTCACCTCGTCGGTGGTCGCGTCCGTCTTGCCCTGTCCACCTGTTGTTTCGGCAAAGGTCAGTCGCAGGTGATAGTCGCCCCCAGGCACGGGATTGAGGGCCAGAACCTCCATCGTCGCTCCTTCGGGCGGCAACCACCGGGCAAGCCGTACCGGGTCCACCTGCGCCTGCCAGATCGCCTCTGGCGTCGCGCGGATCACGCGCGACGCCGTATCGGTCCGATCCGTCAAGAGATGAACTTCTTGTACTCGGCCTCGGTCATGTAGTCGTCGAGTTCGGACAGATCCTCGACCCGGATCTTGAAGAACCAGGCCTCGCCCTCGGGGTCCTCGTTCACCTTGCCGGGGTCATCGGTGAGCGGGTCGTTCACTTCGACGATCTCCCCATCAAGGGGTGCCAGGATGTCCGAAGCCGCCTTGACGCTTTCGATCACCACGACCTCGTCGTCCTTGGAGACTTCGCTGCCGACCTCGGGCAGTTCCACGAAAACGATATCGCCCAGTTGCTCGGCCGCATGGGCGGTGATGCCCACGGTGACGATGCCTTCGTCTTCGTCGAGCCATTCGTGTTGTTCAGTGTATTTCATGTCGGGCCTCTGTCAGGTCAGCGTTTGTAGGTTGCGGGTCGGAAGGGGAGTGCGGTGACGGCGACGGGAAGCCGTTTGCCACGCAACTCGCCATAGAGAAGGGTTCCGGGCGCGGAATGTTCCGTCGCGACATAGCCCATCGAGATCGGCGCTTCGACCGAGGGGCCGAAGGCGCCGGATGTGATATGGCCGACCGGGGTCTGGTCGGTGTCGTTGGCGAAGAGTTCGACACCCGCCCGCATCGGGGCCCGCCCTTTCGGGGCGAGTCCGACACGTCTGCGCGCCGGGCCGTGGGACAGTTGATTGAGGATGGTATGCGCGCCGGGAAACCCGGTCCGGGCGGTGCGCCGGACTTTCTGGATCGCCCAGCCGAGGTCGGCTTCCACGGGTGTCGTGGTCGTGTCGAGGTCCGAACCATAGAGCGGCAGACCGGCTTCGAGCCGGAGCGAATCCCGCGCGCCTAGGCCAATGGGCGCGACCGATGGATGGGCGAGGAGCGCGCGTGCGAGGACCTCGGCCCGGTCGTCGGCCACCGAGATTTCGAACCCGTCCTCACCCGCATATCCCGACCGGCTGATCCAAAGATCCCCGAAGTCACTGTCGACCACGGCAACATCCATGAACCGCATCGTCACAACCGAAGGCGTGATTTCTGCAAGAACATCCTCGGATTTCGGTCCTTGCAGGGCGAGCAAGGCGCGATTTGTGACAGGTTCGACCGCATCGCCCAAAGCGCGGCGCAGATGGGCGACGTCCTGTTCCGCCATGGCGGCATTCACGACGACGAACAGGTGATCGCCACGGTTCGCAATCATCAGATCGTCGAGGATGCCGCCCTCGTCATTTGTGAACAGCGCATATCGCTGGCGGCCTTCCGGCAGGCCGATCACATCGACCGGCACGAGCGCTTCCAGCGCGGCGGGGTCGGTGCGCAGGATGATCTGACCCATGTGGCTCACGTCGAAAAGGCCAGCGTCGGCGCGGGTGTGCAGATGCTCCTTGAGCACGCCCATCGGGTATTGAACGGGCATCTCCCAGCCCGCGAAAGACACCATCTTGGCACCCAGTTCCAGATGCAGATCGTAAAGCCCCGTGCGCTTCAAGTCGCTCATCGTGTCTCCCAGACCGGGCGACGGCCCGGCATCTTCAGGCCCCGCGGCCCACCGATGCCCCCTCTGTCCTGTCGCCTGAGATCGTTATCCCTTCGGCGGACGCGCGATGCGCCTCTCTCCAGAGTGTCCTCCCACGCGGTCCTTTTGCCTGAGAGGTTCCGGGGCGGTTGCTCCTTCGGCACCGGCGCGGGTCTTTCGGCGCGCCAGATTCTCCCAACGTGGTCGAGCGGAGGTTATAGGGAGGAGCGGTCTGCGCACAAGGCTTGCCAAACACGACGCTTGCGCAAACATTTCCGACATGACCCATTTGTTCGACCCAGACCGGGCCCGCCTCGCCGACGACGACCCGCCTCACGCCGGCGATCCTTATTTCTTCGGGTATGGATCCCTTGTGAACCGCAGCACCCATGACTATTCCGATGCGCATCGGGCTACCGTCACCGGCTGGCGTCGGGCGTGGCGAAAATCGCCCCGGCGGCAGCGCTGCTTCCTGACCGTGGTGCCCGACCCCGACACGACCATCGACGGGCTGATCGCGGCGGTTCCCGGCGCCGATTGGGCCGTGCTCGACGAACGCGAGGCGGCCTATGCCCGGCTCGACGCGAGCCGGTCGGTGACCCACCCCGTCGGGCGTGAGCTCGACATCGCGATCTATGCCGTGCCCGAGGACGAGGCCCATGTGCCCGGTCCGGACGACCCCGTGATCCTGTCCTACCTCGATGTCGTGGTG is a genomic window containing:
- a CDS encoding gamma-glutamylcyclotransferase family protein; amino-acid sequence: MTHLFDPDRARLADDDPPHAGDPYFFGYGSLVNRSTHDYSDAHRATVTGWRRAWRKSPRRQRCFLTVVPDPDTTIDGLIAAVPGADWAVLDEREAAYARLDASRSVTHPVGRELDIAIYAVPEDEAHVPGPDDPVILSYLDVVVQGFLTEYGRAGVERFFATTQGWDVPILDDRAHPIYARHRLLADGERRLVDEMLQAVGARVLRG
- the gcvH gene encoding glycine cleavage system protein GcvH — protein: MKYTEQHEWLDEDEGIVTVGITAHAAEQLGDIVFVELPEVGSEVSKDDEVVVIESVKAASDILAPLDGEIVEVNDPLTDDPGKVNEDPEGEAWFFKIRVEDLSELDDYMTEAEYKKFIS
- a CDS encoding SRPBCC domain-containing protein encodes the protein MTDRTDTASRVIRATPEAIWQAQVDPVRLARWLPPEGATMEVLALNPVPGGDYHLRLTFAETTGGQGKTDATTDEVNGRFVTLAPLSQLVQDVDFVSDDPAFSGTMRMTWDMTPVEGGTRVTITATHVPEGISAESHLEGLTSSLDNLAREVET
- a CDS encoding VOC family protein, which gives rise to MTVKRIVPNLRASNPAALARFYAEVFDLTVPMDMGWIAFLQNETTHQLELHTASEGGSGTPLPVVSIEVDNFDDTLARLNRLGHAPDYGPVDEPWGIRRFYFSDPEGNLVNVVTHIS
- the gcvP gene encoding aminomethyl-transferring glycine dehydrogenase encodes the protein MTFALTGYDPYDFANRRHIGPSPAEMEDMLKVIGVESLDALIDETIPKSLRQDTPLDFGAPLSERDMLHRMRSVADQNHVLTSLLGQGYHGTVTPPAIQRNILENPAWYTAYTPYQPEISQGRLEALLNYQTMISDLTGLDVANASLLDEATACAEAMVMAERVAKSKARGFFVDQGCHPQNIAVMKTRAAPLGIEVIVGDPDALDPGAVFGAIFQYPGTHGHLLDLTPLMDALHDANAIGIVSADPLALTLLKEPGAMGADIAVGTTQRFGVPMGYGGPHAAYMATRDAFKRQMPGRIVGVSIDARGNKAYRLSLQTREQHIRREKATSNVCTAQALLAVMASFYAVFHGPEGLKAIAQRVHLKTLRMAERLEAAGFEVEPKAFFDTITVDVGLLQKGVIHAARQQGVNLRPVGKTKVGITMDEATRDETLVAVWRAFGVDAGDAPATEGHRLPEDLARESDYLTHPVFHMNRAETEMMRYMRRLADRDLALDRAMIPLGSCTMKLNAAAEMMPISWREFAFMHPCAPAAQAKGYRALIEDLKAKLCAITGYDAMSMQPNSGAQGEYAGLLTIAAYHAANGEGARNICLIPMSAHGTNPASAHMVGMDVIVVKSAANGDIDLDDFRAKAEAAGNRLAATMITYPSTHGVFEETVRQVCKITHDHGGQVYIDGANLNALVGLVKLGDLGGDVSHLNLHKTFAIPHGGGGPGMGPIGVKAHLAPHLPGDPLTGGTGAVSAAPYGSASILPISWGYILMMGGAGLTQATKVAILNANYIAARLRGAYDVLYKGPTGRVAHECILDTRPFAESAGVTVDDIAKRLVDCGFHAPTMSWPVAGTLMIEPTESETKAELDRFCDAMLAIRNEIRAIEEGRSDRESNPLKHAPHTVEDLVGAWDRPYSREEGCFPPGAFRVDKYWPPVNRVDNAYGDRNLVCICPPLEDYAEAAE
- a CDS encoding geranylgeranyl reductase family protein produces the protein MSDDFDVIVMGAGPAGSAAAKRAADLGLTVALIDRSVFPRHKLCGALVSPRAHTAIADVHGTKLPDDMYLASRKVAFKWNGETLREIEAPYDLTYTMRTDFDHWLQRSALRAGAVNMEGTRVAEILDKENALLLEDGRRLTYGVFIGADGAASPVAKHLFGQAFDNDKIAFAFETEVDDPCAPDALMSIDFRIVRWGYGWNFPKRATRTIGLGGIKSVDQDLKTLMNRYLVNEGVDPTSVKIKGAHLPGGDYKVKPGRGNVLLAGDAAGFVDAITGEGIALAIESGALAAEAAAEAIRAGHPARADRTYFAKVKPIQSELDKVRRIRGIVYAEAFETHFKSRLTESQWVASSFFDVLAGKTTYAEVEKRFAQKAFASAIKGITAWPAKLRRRA
- the gcvT gene encoding glycine cleavage system aminomethyltransferase GcvT, which encodes MSDLKRTGLYDLHLELGAKMVSFAGWEMPVQYPMGVLKEHLHTRADAGLFDVSHMGQIILRTDPAALEALVPVDVIGLPEGRQRYALFTNDEGGILDDLMIANRGDHLFVVVNAAMAEQDVAHLRRALGDAVEPVTNRALLALQGPKSEDVLAEITPSVVTMRFMDVAVVDSDFGDLWISRSGYAGEDGFEISVADDRAEVLARALLAHPSVAPIGLGARDSLRLEAGLPLYGSDLDTTTTPVEADLGWAIQKVRRTARTGFPGAHTILNQLSHGPARRRVGLAPKGRAPMRAGVELFANDTDQTPVGHITSGAFGPSVEAPISMGYVATEHSAPGTLLYGELRGKRLPVAVTALPFRPATYKR